The Sinorhizobium fredii USDA 257 region AAGGTGCGGACGGCATCACCGCTGCCGGCAAGCCGCTGACCATTATCGATTGCTCGACTTCCGATCCTTCGGTGACGACGAAGCTTGCGCAGGATCTCGCCCAAAAGGGCATTACCATCATCGATGCGCCGCTCAGCCGCACCCCGGCGGACGCCGCCGCCGGCACGCTCGACGTCATGGTCGGCGGTGCTGAAGACGACGTGCGCCGCGTCTGGCCGGTGCTCGAGTGCTTTGCGGGCCGCATCGTCCATACCGGCCCGACCGGGACCGGGCACACGATGAAGCTGCTCAACAACTTCCTGTCGATGGGCTACGCGGCGCTCTATTCCGAGGCACTGATGCTCGGGCAGAAGGCCGGCCTCACGCCGGAGATCTTCGACAGCGTCGTGCGCGGCGGTCGCATGGACTGCCCTTTCTACCAGACCTTCTTCCGCTGGGTGCTGGAGCGAGATCCGAACGCCCACAAGTTCGCCATCCGCAACGGCTTCAAGGACATGACCTATCTCGCCGCCTTCGCCAACGCCGCCGGGGTCGCCAATCCGATCGGCGCGGCAGTAAGAAACTCCTTCGCGCAGGCCGTCGGGGCCGGACGCGGAGAGGACTATGTGCCGATGCTGTCGGACTTCATCGCGCAGGCGAACGGGATCAAGTGAGCCTTTGAAACCAAGTTAACTGGCTCGACCGGGCTGCTCACCTCGAGCAACCCATTCGTCGCATCGCAAGCTCAATGACAGAATCCAATCATTGGGGAATTATATTTCTTGCAGGAATGCAATGCCGCGGCGTGACTAGCGCTTTGACTGTTCCCTCCTTCACGGTGAATGTGGTCACGACCGGAAATGGAACAAACGTTCCGAACCGCCGTGGCAACTATTCCAAATGTTCCTGGAGGACCCATCCATGACAACCCTTCCCTTCGCCCTCAACCACATGGCCGCGCCGGGCCTTCCGCTTGATGCCTTCTTTGCGCTGGCGAAGTCGCTCGGAATCTCGGCGGTGGAGATCCGCAACGACCTCTCCGGTAATGCCATCCTCGACGGAACGAAGCCTGAGGAGGTGAAGGCGCTTGCCGAAAAACACGGGCTGACGATCATCTCGATCAACGCTCTGCAGCGCTTCAACGAATGGAACGAGGCACGCCAGGCGGAAGCGCGCGAGCTCATCTCCTATGCGCGCGATTGCGGCGCCAAGGCGCTGGTACTGGTGCCGGTCAATGACGGCAGCGGTCAGAAGGACGGCGAGCGCCAGGCGAATCTGCGCATCGCCTTAAAAGCACTCAAGCCGCTGCTCGAAGCGGCCGGCCTCATCGGTCTTGTTGAGCCGCTCGGCTTTGAAATCTGCTCGCTGCGCTCGAAGAGCGAAGCCGCCGAGGCAATTCGGGACATCGGCGGAGCGACCTTCCGTCTGGTGCACGACACCTTCCACCATCATCTCGCGGACGAGGACGCATTTTTCCCGGACCTGACCGGTCTCGTGCATATTTCCGGCGTCAGCGACGAGGGTGTTGCCGTCTCCGAGATGCGCGATCGGCACCGGGTTCTGGTCGATGTCGCGGACCGGCTGGACAATGCGGGCCAGATACGTCGCCTGCGCGCGGAAGGTTATCAAGGACCCTTCTCGTTCGAGCCTTTCGCGCCTTCCGTGCACGCCCTGAACGATCCGGCCAAGGCCCTTCTCGCGAGCATGGACTACCTGCAGTCCCGCACATGATCGCTTAGCGCGCGCGAAAGCGCGGAAATCCGCCCGGCACCGCAAGATGTACTTGACGGCGCTCGGATAAAATGGAATACATATTCCGTAATAACAAATCGATGGTTTATTTGTTCCGTTTTCGCGGAGGCGCAGCGGGAGTGCTGCGTCCGACCAGAATGAGCTCGATCAGAGAGTCGAGTTTCCGGCGAAAGAGAGGGTGTGGCCGGCACCAAAAGTGGAGGAGAAAGTACACATGAAGAAATTCATTTTGGGCACTGCGATGGCTGTCATGATGTCGACGGCCGCGCATGCGGAGACGATCGGCGTCTCGATGGCGCTCTTTGACGACAACTTCCTGACGGTTCTGCGCA contains the following coding sequences:
- a CDS encoding NAD(P)-dependent oxidoreductase, whose product is MTKANVGFIGLGLMGQGMATNILKKGWPLSVIAHRNRAPVEALVAAGAKEVKSPREMAERCEIIVLCVTGSPEVLAVVEGADGITAAGKPLTIIDCSTSDPSVTTKLAQDLAQKGITIIDAPLSRTPADAAAGTLDVMVGGAEDDVRRVWPVLECFAGRIVHTGPTGTGHTMKLLNNFLSMGYAALYSEALMLGQKAGLTPEIFDSVVRGGRMDCPFYQTFFRWVLERDPNAHKFAIRNGFKDMTYLAAFANAAGVANPIGAAVRNSFAQAVGAGRGEDYVPMLSDFIAQANGIK
- a CDS encoding TIM barrel protein; this encodes MTTLPFALNHMAAPGLPLDAFFALAKSLGISAVEIRNDLSGNAILDGTKPEEVKALAEKHGLTIISINALQRFNEWNEARQAEARELISYARDCGAKALVLVPVNDGSGQKDGERQANLRIALKALKPLLEAAGLIGLVEPLGFEICSLRSKSEAAEAIRDIGGATFRLVHDTFHHHLADEDAFFPDLTGLVHISGVSDEGVAVSEMRDRHRVLVDVADRLDNAGQIRRLRAEGYQGPFSFEPFAPSVHALNDPAKALLASMDYLQSRT